In one window of Microtus pennsylvanicus isolate mMicPen1 chromosome 2, mMicPen1.hap1, whole genome shotgun sequence DNA:
- the Fam118a gene encoding protein FAM118A isoform X2, which translates to MESVEKTTNRSEQKSRKFLKSLIRKQPQDLLLVIGTGVSAAVAPGIRALCSWRSCIEAVIEAAEQLEVLHPGDVAEFRRKVMKDRDLLVVAHDLIRKMSPRTGDTKPNFFQDCLMEVFDSLEQHIQNPAVLQSILSLMDRGTMVLTTNYDNLLEIFGQQQSKPMESLDLKDKTKVLQWARGHIKYGVLHIHGLYTDPCGMVLDPSGYKDVTQDPEVMEVLQNLYRTKSFLFVGCGETLRDQIFQALFLYSVPNKVDLEHYMVVLKENEDHFFKHQADMLLHGIKVVSYGGCFDLFPGYVQDLATQICKQRSPDAERVDSTTLLGNACQDCAKRKLEENGIEVTKKVRQSDTDDAGGS; encoded by the exons ATGGAGTCAGTGGAAAAGACAACGAACAGAAGTGAACAGAAATCAAG aaagttTTTAAAGAGCCTCATTAGGAAGCAACCTCAGGACCTGCTCCTGGTCATTGGGACTGGTGTGAGCGCAGCGGTGGCCCCCGGGATCCGCGCGCTCTGCTCTTGGAGGAGCTGTATTGAGGCAGTCATCGAGGCTGCAGAGCAGCTGGAGGTTTTGCACCCTGGGGACGTTGCCGAGTTCCGGAGGAAGGTGATGAAAGACCGGGACCTGCTGGTTGTGGCCCATGACCTGATCCGGAAAATGTCTCCT CGCACAGGTGACACCAAGCCCAACTTCTTCCAGGACTGTCTAATGGAGGTTTTTGACAGCTTGGAGCAGCACATCCAGAACCCTGCGGTGCTGCAGTCCATCCTCAGCCTGATGGACAGAGGCACCATGGTGCTGACCACCAACTACGACAACTTGCTGGAGATCTTTGGGCAGCAGCAGAGCAAGCCCATGGAGTCCCTGGACTTGAAGGACAAGACAAAG GTCCTTCAGTGGGCAAGAGGCCACATCAAGTATGGTGTTCTTCATATTCATGGCTTGTACACAGACCCCTGTGGGATGGTCCTGGATCCATCAGGCTATAAAGACGTCACTCAAGATCCAGAAGTAATG GAAGTCCTGCAAAACCTGTACCGCACCAAGTCTTTCCTGTTTGTGGGCTGTGGAGAGACCCTGCGCGACCAGATATTCCAAGCTCTCTTCTTATACTCGGTGCCAAACAAGGTGGACTTAGAGCACTACATGGTAGTGCTCAAGGAAAACGAAGACCACTTCTTCAAGCATCAAGCAGACATGCTTCTGCATGGAATTAAAGTGGTGTCCTATGGGGGCTGTTTTGATCTTTTCCCAGGCTATGTGCAAGACCTTGCCACTCAGATCTGCAAACAGCGAAGTCCAG ATGCTGAGCGAGTGGACAGCACCACTTTATTGG gtaatgCATGTCAGGATTGTGCGAAGAGGAAGTTGGAAGAAAATGGAATTGAAGTTACAAAAAAAGTCAGACAGTCAGATACTG ATGATGCTGGAGGGTCTTGA
- the Fam118a gene encoding protein FAM118A isoform X1 — protein MESVEKTTNRSEQKSRKFLKSLIRKQPQDLLLVIGTGVSAAVAPGIRALCSWRSCIEAVIEAAEQLEVLHPGDVAEFRRKVMKDRDLLVVAHDLIRKMSPRTGDTKPNFFQDCLMEVFDSLEQHIQNPAVLQSILSLMDRGTMVLTTNYDNLLEIFGQQQSKPMESLDLKDKTKVLQWARGHIKYGVLHIHGLYTDPCGMVLDPSGYKDVTQDPEVMEVLQNLYRTKSFLFVGCGETLRDQIFQALFLYSVPNKVDLEHYMVVLKENEDHFFKHQADMLLHGIKVVSYGGCFDLFPGYVQDLATQICKQRSPDAERVDSTTLLGNACQDCAKRKLEENGIEVTKKVRQSDTAPALNTAKVKHLDTG, from the exons ATGGAGTCAGTGGAAAAGACAACGAACAGAAGTGAACAGAAATCAAG aaagttTTTAAAGAGCCTCATTAGGAAGCAACCTCAGGACCTGCTCCTGGTCATTGGGACTGGTGTGAGCGCAGCGGTGGCCCCCGGGATCCGCGCGCTCTGCTCTTGGAGGAGCTGTATTGAGGCAGTCATCGAGGCTGCAGAGCAGCTGGAGGTTTTGCACCCTGGGGACGTTGCCGAGTTCCGGAGGAAGGTGATGAAAGACCGGGACCTGCTGGTTGTGGCCCATGACCTGATCCGGAAAATGTCTCCT CGCACAGGTGACACCAAGCCCAACTTCTTCCAGGACTGTCTAATGGAGGTTTTTGACAGCTTGGAGCAGCACATCCAGAACCCTGCGGTGCTGCAGTCCATCCTCAGCCTGATGGACAGAGGCACCATGGTGCTGACCACCAACTACGACAACTTGCTGGAGATCTTTGGGCAGCAGCAGAGCAAGCCCATGGAGTCCCTGGACTTGAAGGACAAGACAAAG GTCCTTCAGTGGGCAAGAGGCCACATCAAGTATGGTGTTCTTCATATTCATGGCTTGTACACAGACCCCTGTGGGATGGTCCTGGATCCATCAGGCTATAAAGACGTCACTCAAGATCCAGAAGTAATG GAAGTCCTGCAAAACCTGTACCGCACCAAGTCTTTCCTGTTTGTGGGCTGTGGAGAGACCCTGCGCGACCAGATATTCCAAGCTCTCTTCTTATACTCGGTGCCAAACAAGGTGGACTTAGAGCACTACATGGTAGTGCTCAAGGAAAACGAAGACCACTTCTTCAAGCATCAAGCAGACATGCTTCTGCATGGAATTAAAGTGGTGTCCTATGGGGGCTGTTTTGATCTTTTCCCAGGCTATGTGCAAGACCTTGCCACTCAGATCTGCAAACAGCGAAGTCCAG ATGCTGAGCGAGTGGACAGCACCACTTTATTGG gtaatgCATGTCAGGATTGTGCGAAGAGGAAGTTGGAAGAAAATGGAATTGAAGTTACAAAAAAAGTCAGACAGTCAGATACTG CTCCAGCCCTTAATACTGCCAAAGTCAAGCACCTAGACACGGGATAA